In Trichocoleus sp., the DNA window CAAAGAGCGGGCAGCAGAATCATAGGCTCCTTGCCAGGGTCCGATCGGGCGATCGGGCAGTTGTTTCGTCTGCGTTTCTGTTTTGTAAACTGTGAATCCGCGTGCTTGATAGTTTGCCAAAGCATATGCTCCATCCAGGCTACAGGTGTGCACCCAGACGCGATCGGCGTTCATATTCCAGGCTTTTTCAATGCCGACACTCAGTAAATGTCCGCCTAACCGTTTGCCCATGAAGGGCTTGAGGATGCCAAAGTAGGCAATTTCTACCTGCCGATTGGGCTGTGCTTCCAGTTCGACATAGC includes these proteins:
- a CDS encoding GNAT family N-acetyltransferase, giving the protein MLTQITIWYLEMLDRQQLRSVNSNIADLRIEQAKIPSPELSRFLYTSVGGDWYWLDRLSWTFERWMQYLDRPEVQTWVAYVSGTPAGYVELEAQPNRQVEIAYFGILKPFMGKRLGGHLLSVGIEKAWNMNADRVWVHTCSLDGAYALANYQARGFTVYKTETQTKQLPDRPIGPWQGAYDSAARSLFCD